The sequence TTCGAAGGATAGAAGCGGTTTGCGGTGAATTTGTCTTAAAACTAATTAGGCAGAATGATGCGATGATTGAAAATATATCTGCCGCTTTAAAAATAGGTAAGAATGAACTTATTGATAAGGTTAATAGTCTAATTGCTAGTAAGAAACAATTAGAAGATCAGTTAGTATCTCTGCAGGTCTCGATGCTTGATTTGAATATTGAACAAATTGCCAAAGAATCAGTCAGTGTTTCGGATATAAAGTTAATCTATAAGATAGTACATAATATAGATAGTAAAATATTACGCTTATCTGCTGAACGAATAGTTGATAAGTCTGATAATCTTGTAGTTATATACATAGCTATGCCGGAAAAATCTAAAGAGGTTAGTGGTAGCACAGGGCATAATACTTGCAAATTATCGATTACAGTTGCTGTTAGTAAAAAAATCAGTAATAAGGTTCATGCTGGTAATTTGGCTAAAGAAATATCTATATTCCTTGGCGGTAGTGGCGGTGGTGGTCAAGCGAATATAGCTCAGGCAGGTGGTACTGATGTAAGTAAACTAGGAAAGTTACCAGATATGATAAAGGGGGTGTTATCAGAACTTTAACGGATTATAGTCAATTCAGGAGAAGTTGATGCTAGGAGCGATGGAGCGACGCCTATAAGTAATAGGCGAGTGACGAGTGACGACGTCACCAACTTCTCCTGAATTGACTATAGATATATGGTATTTCTGACACAGATACTAAAGAGTTTAAAATGTAATATTAGAATAATTTTATGCTTTTAAGTAGTGATATGATAGTATATAATGCAGGCAATGGGTGTTTGACAATTTTTTGTTAGGCAAATGTAAATCAGTAGCTTATTTAATAATTTAAGGAGTTTGTTATGATACTAAAAAAAACCACAATAGCTTTTTTAGCACTATTTATGCTTTCTGGGTGTGGTGCAAAGAAAAAACCGATAGATACGGGTATAACTAATGAAGTTGAGGAAAGTTCTCTAGCTTCTGATTTTGAAAGACGTGCTGGTGACAGGGTGTTTTTTGCTCTTAATAAATCAGATATTTCACCTCAAGCAAAAGAACAGCTAAGTAAACAAGCTAATTGGTTAAAAAGCCATCCTAATACGGAAGCCACTATTGAAGGGCATTGTGATGAGAGAGGGACAAGAGAGTATAACTTGGCACTTGGTGAAAGAAGAGCAGAGGCTGTTCGAAAATACTTGACTAATAATCTAGGAGTTATGAACAAACTTGATACTATCTCTTATGGTAAAGAGAGACCAGCTGTTCTTGGTGATAATGAAGCAGCTTGGGCACAGAACCGTAGGGCTGTAACTTCTATAAAATAAAGTATACCGTTACTAAGTTTAGCAAAGTCGCCACTTTTAGTGGCGACGAAGCAATTCATGAGAATTAGTATAGATACATCGAATATATGGATTGCTTCGTTGTGCGGTTTCCGCACTCCTCGCAATGACGCATAAGCGTTAGTTTAAGAAAACAATAATTAAAAAATCGTCATTGCGAGGAGATCGTAAGGTCGACGAAGCAATCTAATAAATGTCGATTGCCACGATCACGTAGTGGTCTTGCAATGACATTTTGCACTTTCCTGGAATTTTTAAATTGTCATGTGGTTTGTGCGTAAGGTGAGTTATAGAATAAAAATTGTAGGGTACTATGGCTTATTCGGCACTAATTCAGGTTAATTGACTATATAATAAAGTAATTTTTAGAGATAATTTTGTGGTATATATATTAATTGCTTTAAGTTTGACTACATTAATCTTAGTGCTAGGTGTTGTCTCTATGGCTATTGGCGGGAAAATTGACAAAAAATTTAGTTCCAAATTAATGTCGTTACGGGTTATATTTCAAGCATTTGCTGTATGTGTTCTTGCTTTTCTCTATCTTTCAAAATAGTATATTCATCAAAAACTTGTAAGTTAACATCATAATATGCTTGATCTATTTAGCTTTAATGAAAAGAAGCCCAAAATTAATAATTCGTATACAGCAAAAGATATTGAAGTATTAGAAGGGCTTGAGCCTGTACGCAAGCGTCCTGGTATGTATATTGGCGGGACGGACGAGAATGCTATGCATCATCTTGTTTCGGAAGTGCTAGATAATGCTATGGATGAAGCTGTTGCTGGTTTTGCTAGCGTTATCACCATAAAGATGCATGTAAATAATAGTATCACTATCTCTGATAATGGTAGAGGGATTCCTGTTGATAATCATCCCAAATTTCCTGATAAATCTGCTCTTGAGGTAATTTTAACTCACCTTCATTCTGGTGGTAAATTTTCAAATAATGTCTATCAAACAGCAGGTGGCTTACATGGAGTTGGCATTTCGGTTGTTAATGCTTTATCCGACTATTTAGAAATTAAAGTATATAAGCAGGGTAAATTATTCAAGCAATCTTATTCCAAAGGACAAAAATTGAATGATTTAACCAGTGAAGATATTGCCAAAAAATTAAGGGGAACATCTATCAATTTTCATCCTGACCCAGAAATTTTTGGAGAGAAAGCATCCTTTTCACCAAAAAGAATATATGAATTAGCCAAATCAAAAGCCTATTTGTATAGAGGGGTAACGATAGAGTGGCAATGTGAAGTTGAAACTAAAAGCGATGTTCCAGCAACAGCTCTCATCCATTTTCCAGATGGTTTGAAAGATTATTTAATTTCTAAAATAAATTTGGAAGATTTAGTTAGTGGAGAGATTTTTTGTGGTAATATTGAGTGGGACCAGGATCACATAAAAGTGGAATGGGCAATTGCTTGGCATAAAAATGAAGACCAACCTTTTATCCAATCCTATTGCAACACTATTCCTACCCCTCTTGGGGGAACCCATGAGCAAGGGTTGCGTAGTGCATTACTGCGTGGTATAAAGGTATATGGTGAAATGACCGGTAATAAAAAAACCACTTTACTTACTATTGAGGATATTCTAGAAACTTCTTCTATTGTTTTTTCTGTATTTATCCAAGAG comes from Candidatus Tisiphia endosymbiont of Sialis lutaria and encodes:
- a CDS encoding HIG1 domain-containing protein, producing MVYILIALSLTTLILVLGVVSMAIGGKIDKKFSSKLMSLRVIFQAFAVCVLAFLYLSK
- the parE gene encoding DNA topoisomerase IV subunit B; translated protein: MLDLFSFNEKKPKINNSYTAKDIEVLEGLEPVRKRPGMYIGGTDENAMHHLVSEVLDNAMDEAVAGFASVITIKMHVNNSITISDNGRGIPVDNHPKFPDKSALEVILTHLHSGGKFSNNVYQTAGGLHGVGISVVNALSDYLEIKVYKQGKLFKQSYSKGQKLNDLTSEDIAKKLRGTSINFHPDPEIFGEKASFSPKRIYELAKSKAYLYRGVTIEWQCEVETKSDVPATALIHFPDGLKDYLISKINLEDLVSGEIFCGNIEWDQDHIKVEWAIAWHKNEDQPFIQSYCNTIPTPLGGTHEQGLRSALLRGIKVYGEMTGNKKTTLLTIEDILETSSIVFSVFIQEPIFQGQTKEKLVSPGINKIVENIVKDHFDHWLSSNKLVANQLLEHIVNIAEYRINKRNEKNISRKTATQKLRLPGKLADCTRTSPNGTELFLVEGDSAGGSAKQARDRETQAILPLRGKILNVANATFEKITNNQEIQDLEVALACGSLKNYREENLRYEKIIIMTDADVDGAHIASLLMTFFYLRMPKLISSGHLYLAKPPLYRLTQSNKTYYAVNDQQKTDLTAKLLKNSKAKIDIGRFKGLGEMMPAQLKETTMNPKNRTILKVTIDDFDNIAKIVDDLMGKKPEKRFQFIYNQALIKMDTIINNLDI
- the pal gene encoding peptidoglycan-associated lipoprotein Pal; this encodes MLKKTTIAFLALFMLSGCGAKKKPIDTGITNEVEESSLASDFERRAGDRVFFALNKSDISPQAKEQLSKQANWLKSHPNTEATIEGHCDERGTREYNLALGERRAEAVRKYLTNNLGVMNKLDTISYGKERPAVLGDNEAAWAQNRRAVTSIK